A section of the Dehalobacter sp. DCM genome encodes:
- a CDS encoding AAA family ATPase: protein MEKIKVMLIGVDGSKLFELKNLLRHEDVAIMGYTKLEDGALEKVYSLNPHVVLVQCGSEYDSSVKLAEQVYVELPGCSVILLCDNTDNSIVERAMLAGVRRVLPMPIDGDTLVENIKTEFSIEKLRLQKSKHTAAVNLQSKVITVFGAKGGIGKTTIAVNLAVSLAQMGSKVAVIDADLQFGDVNVYFDIETKNTIAELSQGQDTADIDAIRRFTVLHHSGVNVLCAPNSPEYAEYVSPKNIETIINTMRPYYDFVIVDTPPLLNDISLAAIENANLVLQITGIDISTVRNTKTSLNILGSLQQTDKIEVIVNKFTNSIITVKNIQKIIDMPIKGQIPFDYKTALESQNKGVPAVLDAPRSPMAKELVRLASVVAQSINPSNR from the coding sequence ATGGAAAAAATTAAGGTTATGCTTATTGGGGTCGATGGCAGTAAACTATTTGAACTGAAAAATCTTCTGCGGCATGAGGATGTCGCCATCATGGGCTATACCAAGCTTGAGGATGGCGCCCTGGAGAAAGTATACAGCTTGAATCCCCATGTCGTTCTTGTCCAGTGCGGCAGTGAATATGACAGCTCCGTTAAGCTTGCCGAGCAGGTCTATGTTGAACTTCCCGGCTGCAGTGTCATCCTTCTGTGTGACAACACCGACAACAGTATCGTGGAGCGCGCGATGCTCGCCGGTGTACGCCGGGTACTGCCAATGCCGATCGATGGGGATACGCTCGTTGAAAACATCAAGACAGAATTCTCCATTGAAAAGCTTCGGCTGCAAAAAAGCAAGCATACAGCGGCGGTCAACCTACAATCCAAAGTCATTACTGTGTTTGGAGCTAAGGGTGGTATCGGGAAAACCACGATTGCAGTCAATCTCGCAGTCTCTTTAGCGCAGATGGGCAGTAAAGTTGCTGTCATCGATGCGGACTTGCAATTTGGCGATGTCAATGTGTATTTTGACATTGAAACAAAGAATACAATCGCCGAATTATCTCAGGGACAGGATACCGCCGATATTGATGCGATCAGGCGATTTACCGTTTTGCACCATTCAGGCGTCAACGTGTTATGTGCACCGAACAGTCCTGAATATGCTGAATACGTTTCACCGAAGAATATTGAAACAATCATTAATACCATGCGGCCGTATTATGATTTTGTTATTGTCGATACACCACCGCTATTAAATGATATTTCACTGGCCGCCATTGAAAATGCGAATTTGGTACTGCAGATCACGGGCATCGATATCTCAACGGTGCGCAATACAAAAACAAGCCTGAATATATTAGGATCGCTCCAACAGACCGATAAAATTGAAGTGATTGTTAATAAGTTTACCAATAGTATTATTACCGTAAAAAATATTCAGAAGATCATTGATATGCCCATTAAAGGACAAATACCTTTTGATTACAAAACAGCGTTGGAAAGCCAGAACAAAGGTGTCCCGGCAGTACTTGATGCTCCTCGGTCACCCATGGCTAAAGAACTGGTGAGGCTGGCCAGCGTTGTCGCTCAGAGCATAAATCCCAGCAACAGATAA
- a CDS encoding Flp family type IVb pilin, with the protein MKQIAKRFFKEEDGQGMVEYGLIIGLIAIVVVVALVILGPKIANLFNNVSNKL; encoded by the coding sequence ATGAAACAAATCGCGAAAAGATTCTTTAAAGAGGAAGACGGACAAGGTATGGTCGAGTATGGACTTATCATCGGACTGATTGCTATCGTTGTCGTTGTCGCGTTAGTTATCCTCGGACCGAAGATTGCCAACCTGTTTAATAATGTCAGCAACAAATTGTAA
- a CDS encoding PmeII family type II restriction endonuclease produces the protein MVNSLELEQKISDLLDDFYRRRIDKIKTLKLNHALSRKNPYLYRAIGVQKASDIVEGLLSAYMSSSDEGIFGDAFFEPLAKFASGGVVSPSEGVDVARETEASYSAIAVKSGTNVFNAQSRRRQGDDFKALENRLRKLQKHFDPVVGYCYGKKQQSKNSKAAFRELAGQAFWEFITGDSDFYLKIIQLMKDKPQEHLIEYKAAWDSAINRFTHEFIEEFCDEDYNIDWEKLVKFNSGLPLQKGK, from the coding sequence ATGGTTAATTCTTTGGAGTTAGAACAAAAAATCAGTGACTTATTGGACGACTTTTACAGAAGACGTATTGATAAGATTAAAACTTTGAAATTGAATCATGCATTATCAAGAAAAAATCCCTATTTGTATAGAGCAATAGGGGTTCAAAAAGCATCGGATATAGTTGAGGGGTTATTATCTGCCTATATGTCCAGTAGTGATGAAGGGATTTTTGGTGACGCTTTTTTTGAGCCATTAGCAAAGTTTGCTTCTGGCGGTGTCGTATCACCATCCGAAGGGGTGGATGTGGCTAGAGAAACGGAAGCAAGCTACTCTGCCATAGCTGTAAAAAGCGGGACGAATGTTTTCAACGCTCAAAGTCGAAGAAGACAAGGTGATGATTTTAAAGCATTAGAAAACCGTTTGCGAAAATTACAGAAACATTTTGATCCGGTCGTTGGTTATTGCTATGGGAAAAAACAGCAGAGCAAGAATTCTAAAGCAGCATTCCGAGAACTTGCAGGACAGGCTTTTTGGGAGTTTATTACTGGTGATTCTGACTTTTATCTAAAGATAATTCAGTTAATGAAAGATAAACCTCAAGAGCATTTGATTGAATATAAAGCTGCTTGGGACTCAGCTATTAATCGTTTTACGCATGAATTTATCGAAGAATTCTGCGATGAAGATTATAATATTGATTGGGAAAAGCTAGTAAAATTTAATAGCGGGTTACCACTTCAAAAGGGGAAATGA
- a CDS encoding DUF5658 family protein produces the protein MNKLPYILIFLMTIADTLFTAVGMTKGIIAEANPIIKWIFSVNTTLASVTVVMFVGVLLLMIYRFRNHIRWIKYGLGLLVIAKVGVLILHLRWIIEVI, from the coding sequence ATGAACAAATTACCATACATTTTAATTTTTTTAATGACCATAGCAGATACTTTGTTTACCGCAGTGGGAATGACTAAAGGAATCATCGCGGAAGCCAATCCAATCATTAAATGGATTTTTAGCGTTAATACAACACTAGCTTCCGTTACCGTAGTCATGTTTGTCGGTGTCTTGCTATTAATGATTTACAGATTCCGAAACCACATACGTTGGATAAAATATGGTCTGGGCTTGTTGGTTATAGCAAAGGTAGGAGTTTTAATACTGCACTTGAGGTGGATTATAGAAGTTATATAG
- a CDS encoding CpaF family protein: protein MGLLDKIERQKGTQQKGDEHEEIKRAARNLDAYLDLKLKIHQAAIDEINKKQMNAPSREIAEDIRKIIDGLINIEAEDINISQRSKLGEEILDDIVGYGPLEALVKDNTITEIMVNGPKRVYIEKDGKIQLSGIVFRDNDHVMNIIDRIVSSVGRHIDESSPMVDARLDDGSRVNAIIPPLSLIGPVITIRKFSKTPIRVEQLLDFGSLSKKMVAFLDACVKGKLNIIVSGGTGSGKTTLLNVLSSFIPDTERIVTIEDAAELRLLQEHVITLESRPANLENKGQITIRDLVVNALRMRPDRIIVGEVRSSETLDMLQAMNTGHDGSLTTIHANSPRDSLSRIETMVLMSGMDLPLRAIREQVSSAIDIIVQQSRMRDGTRKIINITEVSGMEGDTIIMQDIFKYEMSGEFDSHGKIRGKFVSTGVRPLCVEKINNSGIMINPDWFVTD from the coding sequence ATGGGACTTCTGGATAAAATTGAAAGGCAGAAGGGGACCCAACAAAAAGGCGACGAACATGAGGAAATAAAAAGAGCCGCTCGCAACCTGGATGCTTACTTAGATTTGAAGTTAAAGATCCACCAGGCAGCCATCGACGAAATCAATAAAAAGCAGATGAATGCACCCAGCCGTGAAATAGCCGAGGACATTCGCAAGATTATCGATGGTCTGATCAACATTGAAGCGGAAGACATAAATATTTCCCAGCGCAGTAAGCTCGGCGAAGAGATCCTTGACGATATCGTTGGTTACGGACCGTTGGAGGCCTTAGTCAAAGACAATACGATTACAGAAATCATGGTCAATGGACCCAAGCGAGTATATATTGAAAAAGACGGAAAAATCCAGCTTTCGGGTATTGTATTCCGGGATAATGACCATGTGATGAATATTATTGACCGAATCGTATCCTCCGTGGGCAGACACATCGATGAGTCCAGCCCCATGGTTGATGCCCGGCTTGATGACGGCTCCCGTGTCAATGCCATTATTCCGCCCTTATCGTTAATTGGTCCGGTGATTACGATACGTAAATTCTCCAAGACACCGATTCGGGTGGAACAGCTCTTGGATTTTGGTTCTTTATCAAAAAAAATGGTGGCCTTCCTGGATGCCTGTGTCAAAGGCAAACTGAATATTATCGTATCCGGAGGGACAGGAAGCGGTAAAACCACGTTATTGAATGTCTTATCCAGTTTTATTCCGGACACTGAGAGGATCGTTACGATTGAGGATGCTGCCGAGCTGCGGCTGCTGCAGGAACATGTGATCACGCTGGAAAGCCGGCCGGCTAACCTGGAAAACAAAGGGCAAATAACCATCCGTGACCTCGTTGTCAACGCCTTGCGTATGCGCCCGGACAGGATCATTGTCGGTGAGGTTCGTTCATCAGAAACATTGGACATGCTGCAAGCAATGAATACGGGTCACGACGGCTCTCTTACTACGATTCACGCCAATTCCCCAAGAGACTCTCTGTCCAGGATCGAAACCATGGTATTAATGTCGGGAATGGATCTGCCCCTCAGAGCAATTCGGGAACAAGTATCTTCGGCAATCGATATCATAGTCCAGCAGTCCCGGATGCGGGACGGGACACGTAAAATTATCAACATTACGGAAGTCAGCGGCATGGAAGGTGACACGATCATCATGCAGGATATCTTTAAATATGAAATGTCCGGTGAATTTGACAGTCATGGCAAGATCAGAGGAAAGTTTGTCAGTACCGGCGTCAGGCCGCTGTGTGTGGAAAAGATCAATAACAGTGGGATCATGATCAATCCAGACTGGTTTGTAACCGACTGA
- a CDS encoding prepilin peptidase — MNAFIILISGILAGLLMEKITVLLVKRRVKEIETPKFTGTPLRSMVWALLNGLSWLAVYLLDGLSARAIECALVISVVIIISAIDISIKKIPNELLLSLLIIHTGVLIAEGQINSILPAIFGLATGFFVFMLPFLVGKSAGFGDLKFSAVVGYILGVHGVLLSVIIMVALLILFTLYLIATRKGGLKTRLALGPFMAAGALAVMIYNLALGQNLFSFITLFTL, encoded by the coding sequence ATGAATGCATTCATTATTCTGATTTCCGGTATACTCGCCGGCTTACTCATGGAGAAGATCACAGTTCTTCTCGTGAAGAGAAGAGTGAAGGAAATCGAAACCCCAAAATTTACGGGAACACCTCTCCGCAGCATGGTCTGGGCGCTGCTCAATGGATTAAGCTGGCTTGCTGTGTACCTTTTAGATGGCCTTAGCGCAAGAGCCATCGAATGTGCACTGGTCATCTCGGTGGTCATTATTATATCCGCCATAGACATTTCGATCAAGAAGATTCCCAATGAGTTGCTCTTGTCCCTTCTAATTATTCATACCGGCGTACTTATTGCTGAGGGACAAATCAACAGTATTCTTCCAGCGATATTTGGACTCGCAACCGGATTCTTCGTCTTTATGCTTCCTTTCCTTGTTGGCAAAAGCGCTGGCTTTGGTGATCTCAAATTCTCTGCAGTGGTCGGGTATATATTAGGTGTCCATGGCGTTCTGCTATCAGTTATTATCATGGTTGCCCTGCTTATCCTGTTTACGCTTTATCTAATCGCAACCCGTAAAGGGGGCTTGAAAACAAGATTGGCGCTGGGTCCTTTCATGGCAGCAGGCGCTCTGGCGGTTATGATCTATAATTTGGCATTAGGACAGAATCTCTTTAGCTTCATTACCCTATTTACGCTCTAA
- the hypB gene encoding hydrogenase nickel incorporation protein HypB produces the protein MDSVKIIEIKQSIFENNDMEADKLRDELKKNKTFLLNLMSSPGSGKTSSVLRIIEKLKNEMNIGVMEADIDSAVDAEKVAKTGIKAIQLHTGGMCHLDAYMTKQGIDNLGIDDLDFVILENVGNLVCPAEFDTGASKKAMILSVPEGDDKPLKYPLIFQTVDIMIINKIDCLDYFDFDLAAVRERATRLNPDIIIFEVSAKTGQGFDELAGWIRKEVSAWNN, from the coding sequence ATGGATAGTGTAAAAATTATCGAAATTAAACAAAGCATTTTTGAAAACAATGATATGGAGGCAGATAAACTTAGAGACGAGCTGAAGAAGAACAAAACCTTTTTGCTTAATCTTATGTCCTCTCCTGGTTCAGGTAAAACCAGCTCTGTTCTGCGCATCATTGAAAAATTAAAAAATGAAATGAACATTGGGGTCATGGAAGCTGATATTGATTCCGCTGTGGATGCCGAAAAAGTTGCCAAGACTGGAATTAAGGCAATTCAGCTTCATACCGGCGGTATGTGTCACCTTGACGCCTATATGACAAAACAGGGAATTGACAACCTTGGAATTGACGATCTGGATTTTGTCATTCTGGAAAACGTTGGAAATCTTGTTTGTCCCGCTGAATTTGATACCGGTGCGTCCAAAAAAGCCATGATCCTCAGCGTGCCCGAGGGCGACGATAAACCCCTGAAATATCCCTTGATTTTCCAGACTGTCGATATCATGATCATCAATAAAATAGATTGCTTGGATTATTTTGACTTTGACCTTGCTGCTGTTAGGGAACGCGCAACCCGATTAAACCCCGATATTATTATTTTTGAAGTTTCTGCAAAGACCGGTCAGGGCTTTGATGAATTAGCCGGCTGGATACGCAAGGAAGTATCCGCCTGGAATAATTAA
- a CDS encoding TadE/TadG family type IV pilus assembly protein: MRNITITYKTKQFKILLKRYLSIAVKNEKGVVAVIVAFAMVAILGMAALSLDMGTAYLSMGKMQKAIDAAAYSAGRQLPVRVDDYYAINAIKEKAAQYASINGCDTLSASDVTLGGAVFDYYTNIQIQTQGSVDTSFARIFGVDSLDFTKKAMVKMSAIEQTTGLTPLGVEKVEFQQIVQKQLTDGIQKAVLKNSAGGGIGPFYSILDYDGKGGQGVDYSRDLGPLGYTGVVKVNDILFKGFGAKVGISNEIYEAHACPHYPACTPENYVYGCPSILKIPVYTVVDKKTIRVDGFAAFLLQPRTEEEKSSDAIVGIYVKSLSTGTASGGDVTESDFNWLQTLMLVE, translated from the coding sequence TTGAGAAACATCACTATTACATATAAAACCAAACAATTTAAAATTCTGTTAAAACGATACCTATCCATAGCAGTGAAAAATGAAAAGGGTGTCGTGGCTGTTATCGTCGCTTTTGCCATGGTCGCCATTTTAGGAATGGCAGCCCTGTCGCTAGATATGGGTACAGCCTATTTAAGCATGGGGAAAATGCAGAAAGCGATTGATGCTGCGGCATATTCAGCCGGGAGACAGCTCCCGGTTCGAGTCGATGATTATTATGCTATTAATGCGATAAAAGAAAAAGCCGCGCAATATGCCAGCATCAATGGGTGTGATACATTATCTGCAAGCGATGTCACTTTGGGGGGTGCGGTTTTTGACTATTACACCAATATACAAATCCAAACCCAAGGCAGTGTGGATACGTCCTTTGCCCGTATTTTTGGCGTTGATTCTTTAGACTTCACCAAAAAGGCCATGGTCAAGATGTCCGCCATTGAGCAAACCACAGGTTTGACTCCCTTAGGCGTGGAAAAAGTAGAGTTCCAGCAAATTGTTCAGAAACAATTAACTGACGGTATACAAAAAGCCGTATTGAAGAACAGCGCCGGCGGAGGCATCGGACCGTTTTACAGCATTTTGGATTATGACGGAAAAGGCGGCCAGGGTGTGGACTATAGTCGGGATTTAGGACCATTGGGCTATACCGGGGTTGTAAAAGTTAACGATATATTATTTAAGGGGTTTGGGGCCAAAGTGGGTATCAGCAATGAAATTTATGAAGCGCATGCCTGCCCTCATTATCCAGCTTGTACACCGGAGAATTATGTATATGGCTGCCCGAGTATATTGAAAATACCGGTTTACACCGTTGTGGATAAAAAAACGATACGCGTGGATGGTTTTGCTGCTTTTCTCCTGCAACCGCGTACCGAGGAAGAAAAATCCTCTGATGCGATCGTTGGGATCTATGTAAAATCGCTCAGTACGGGCACAGCCAGCGGAGGCGATGTCACCGAGTCCGATTTTAACTGGCTGCAGACCTTAATGCTTGTAGAATAA
- a CDS encoding TadE/TadG family type IV pilus assembly protein, with protein sequence MLDPEGMIPLLKQLLKKIKGNKGQAVAEFALILPILLLILGGIIDFGWIMMNQNAVDHSAREGARYAIVHAIEPNAVTNIQNYTKALTPSFISGSLVVTVTFSNTTYPREGNVTVLTSSDVSILTPIVGVFVQGDTIHLDSSCTMKVE encoded by the coding sequence ATGCTTGATCCGGAAGGAATGATCCCATTGCTGAAACAATTGTTAAAAAAAATAAAAGGGAATAAGGGGCAGGCTGTGGCAGAGTTTGCACTCATCCTTCCGATACTTCTGCTTATTCTGGGGGGGATTATTGACTTCGGCTGGATCATGATGAACCAGAACGCAGTCGATCACAGTGCCAGAGAAGGCGCGCGGTATGCGATTGTTCATGCCATAGAACCCAATGCAGTAACCAATATCCAGAACTATACGAAGGCATTGACGCCGTCTTTTATCTCCGGATCACTTGTGGTTACGGTAACCTTTTCCAATACGACTTATCCGAGGGAAGGCAATGTCACCGTATTGACTTCCAGCGACGTCAGCATATTGACACCGATTGTAGGAGTATTTGTCCAAGGCGATACAATTCATCTCGATTCTTCATGTACGATGAAGGTGGAATAA
- a CDS encoding cobalamin B12-binding domain-containing protein, translating into MIDLKILTDAVGDLDEDALMNMLNNFVASHPSPEEGQAVVAACQLGMAKVGDLFESGEYFVGDLIFAGELLTQSIEILKPVIGGGNTAKVGKIVVGTVEGDLHDIGKNIFRSMCEAAGFEVIDLGIDQSPSAFVQKVKEVRPDVVGMSGVLTLALDSMKKTVEDLTTAGVRDSVKIIIGGNPVTQEACKQIGADAFTTNAAEGVKICQAWVQ; encoded by the coding sequence ATGATAGATTTAAAGATATTAACGGATGCCGTTGGTGACCTTGATGAAGACGCCCTTATGAATATGCTGAACAATTTTGTTGCTTCACATCCTTCGCCAGAAGAAGGTCAGGCAGTTGTTGCGGCTTGTCAACTGGGAATGGCTAAAGTCGGTGACTTATTCGAAAGTGGCGAATACTTTGTTGGTGACCTTATTTTTGCTGGCGAACTTCTTACCCAATCTATTGAGATTCTCAAGCCTGTGATCGGCGGGGGAAACACAGCTAAGGTAGGAAAAATCGTTGTCGGAACAGTAGAAGGTGACCTGCACGATATAGGGAAGAATATCTTCAGGAGCATGTGCGAAGCTGCCGGATTCGAAGTCATTGATCTGGGAATTGACCAGAGTCCCAGTGCATTTGTTCAAAAAGTAAAAGAAGTACGACCCGATGTGGTGGGTATGAGCGGTGTATTGACTTTAGCGTTAGACTCCATGAAAAAGACTGTCGAGGATTTAACTACAGCCGGAGTACGTGACAGTGTCAAAATCATCATCGGTGGTAACCCGGTAACACAAGAAGCTTGTAAACAGATTGGTGCCGACGCCTTTACCACTAATGCTGCTGAGGGAGTAAAGATCTGTCAGGCTTGGGTTCAATAG
- the cpaB gene encoding Flp pilus assembly protein CpaB, with protein sequence MKKLIILALLLAVITGMAGFLFLSNLEKKVEKNALGGTTPVVVAKVQIPERTKITPEMVEVKNMPTEAVNPLAVKDGNSIVGRVTKVTVESQEQLLTSKLVGEADRDVELAYAVKEGYRALSIRTDDIDGVSGFLVKGDRVDLIMTIDLRIQSKNETVTTATMVAENLEVLEIGLKQSPEDGSQLYTAVTLAVPAKDVLKVNYGITKGDYQLVLRSAADKTIVNPPDIVYYYKE encoded by the coding sequence GTGAAAAAGCTTATTATCTTAGCACTATTACTGGCCGTCATAACCGGAATGGCGGGCTTCTTATTTCTTTCTAATTTGGAAAAGAAGGTGGAGAAGAATGCCTTGGGAGGGACAACACCGGTCGTCGTCGCCAAAGTCCAGATCCCGGAACGGACAAAGATCACACCCGAGATGGTCGAAGTAAAGAATATGCCCACGGAAGCCGTTAATCCGCTGGCGGTAAAGGACGGAAACAGTATTGTCGGGCGGGTCACGAAAGTAACGGTAGAATCCCAGGAGCAACTATTGACGTCGAAGCTGGTGGGTGAGGCAGATCGTGACGTAGAGCTTGCCTATGCTGTCAAAGAAGGATATCGGGCCCTCTCCATCCGAACGGATGATATTGACGGCGTATCCGGATTTCTTGTTAAAGGGGATCGCGTTGATCTTATCATGACTATTGATTTAAGAATACAGAGTAAGAACGAAACCGTCACAACGGCCACGATGGTCGCAGAAAATCTGGAGGTCTTAGAAATCGGACTCAAGCAATCCCCTGAAGATGGGTCTCAGCTATACACCGCGGTTACCTTAGCTGTTCCAGCTAAGGATGTTTTAAAGGTCAACTATGGTATAACCAAAGGAGACTACCAGCTGGTTCTGCGTTCAGCCGCGGATAAGACCATCGTTAATCCGCCGGATATAGTGTACTATTACAAAGAGTAA
- a CDS encoding type II secretion system F family protein, producing the protein MEKVILTILIMMELFLIIMIILQVGYKDKLLIKARFKRVMSITGPDERQIIKQAKLKRKNKLKEKDKEAGRLGKLLTNLENELSSAGVLMRSSEYLAIWAFASIGIPLIFYLITRNAIVVMAILVIGFALPPLLLHRKKQKRVDLFEKQLVEAIAVMCTSLKTGLTLQQSMMSIANEMPEPISKEFGRVLREISLGSNLEKALFSMADRLNSKNFMIIVSAISIQRQIGGNLSEVLTNLSTTIKERFRIKSEIKVMTATGRTSGLIVGFLPIAMLLMFMLINPSFVHAFFDSTAGIILISVAALLETIGFLFIRKIVNIKY; encoded by the coding sequence ATGGAAAAGGTCATTTTGACGATACTCATCATGATGGAACTGTTTCTGATCATCATGATCATTCTGCAAGTAGGTTATAAAGATAAACTGCTTATTAAAGCGCGTTTCAAACGAGTCATGTCCATCACCGGTCCAGACGAAAGACAAATTATTAAACAAGCCAAGCTGAAGCGAAAGAATAAATTAAAAGAGAAAGATAAAGAAGCGGGACGCTTGGGCAAGCTGCTGACGAACCTGGAAAATGAATTATCCTCTGCGGGCGTGTTAATGCGCTCTTCAGAATATTTAGCTATCTGGGCATTTGCCTCGATCGGGATTCCACTGATATTTTATCTCATCACACGCAATGCCATTGTGGTTATGGCTATTCTGGTTATCGGTTTTGCTCTGCCGCCATTGTTGTTGCATCGCAAAAAGCAAAAACGCGTCGATTTATTTGAAAAACAGCTGGTGGAAGCGATAGCAGTCATGTGTACAAGCCTTAAAACAGGACTAACCTTACAGCAATCAATGATGAGTATTGCCAATGAAATGCCTGAACCGATATCCAAAGAATTCGGACGGGTTCTCAGGGAGATCAGCCTGGGAAGCAATCTGGAAAAAGCACTGTTTAGCATGGCGGATCGGCTTAATAGCAAGAACTTTATGATCATCGTCTCTGCAATTTCGATTCAGCGGCAGATTGGGGGCAATTTGTCGGAAGTGCTTACGAATCTTTCAACCACCATCAAAGAAAGATTTCGGATCAAAAGTGAAATCAAAGTAATGACCGCGACCGGCAGGACTTCGGGCTTAATTGTCGGATTTCTGCCTATCGCCATGCTGCTGATGTTTATGTTGATCAATCCCTCCTTTGTGCATGCCTTTTTTGATTCCACAGCGGGCATTATTCTTATTTCGGTAGCAGCGCTTCTTGAGACAATCGGGTTTCTATTCATCCGGAAAATCGTCAACATTAAGTATTAG
- a CDS encoding IS1634 family transposase gives MYLKKAFHSKTGRTYLSAATNFYDPVRKQSRTRTIESFGYVDVLEKIYPDPIEHFTSVVEKMDAEEKLSKSIDQIKINRAATLTIGNMNRKYFGYAALSKIYHDLELHTFFVNRARNLNIEYILNNVVKLLIFERLRDPASKKKAFENKDRYFENMDFSLDNVYGALSIIAKYRDDLQVHLHNKVKALCGRTTELVYYDVTNYYFEIDEQDDMKKKGVSKEHRPDPIIQMGLFMDTMGIPISYKLFPGNTNDCETVRPMLAELKREYDIGRVIIVADKGNNTAKNINYHVMRGDGYVYSQTVRGAHKELKDYVFDEDGYTWIGDDYKIKSRIYPREISVVGNDNKPVKKRIDEKQIIFYSRDYDRRAKAEREPALLKAMELVRDPGKYNRATSYGAAKYVKNLEYDKETGEIITANKRPVFDEAKLREEEKFDGYYAIVTSELDKSDTEIIEIYRGLWRIEESFKITKSDLKTRPIYLSKQDRIESHFLICFMALAIIRILQHQFDGKYSATHILDSLRKIECTRVDKNLYIFDHVDEISLALKDVLGVDFSKEFLTLKEIKNILADTKKS, from the coding sequence ATGTATTTAAAAAAAGCATTTCACTCTAAGACAGGCAGAACCTATTTGTCAGCTGCCACAAACTTTTATGATCCTGTAAGAAAACAATCGCGAACGCGAACCATTGAATCGTTTGGTTACGTGGATGTCCTTGAAAAAATATATCCCGATCCAATTGAACACTTCACTTCAGTCGTTGAAAAAATGGATGCTGAGGAGAAGCTATCTAAATCCATCGATCAGATTAAGATTAACAGGGCTGCTACTCTAACTATTGGTAATATGAACAGAAAGTATTTCGGCTATGCTGCATTAAGTAAGATATATCACGATCTTGAACTCCATACTTTTTTTGTTAACAGGGCGCGGAATCTGAATATTGAATATATCCTGAACAATGTTGTTAAGTTATTGATCTTTGAACGCCTTAGAGATCCGGCTTCAAAGAAAAAAGCCTTCGAGAACAAAGACCGGTACTTTGAAAATATGGATTTCTCGCTGGATAATGTGTACGGAGCATTAAGTATCATTGCCAAGTACCGAGATGACTTACAGGTCCATCTCCATAACAAGGTTAAAGCTCTCTGCGGCAGAACGACAGAGTTGGTATACTACGATGTAACCAATTACTATTTCGAGATCGACGAACAAGACGACATGAAGAAGAAAGGTGTCTCTAAAGAACATCGCCCTGATCCAATCATTCAGATGGGTTTATTTATGGATACGATGGGTATCCCAATCTCCTACAAGCTTTTCCCGGGAAACACCAATGACTGCGAAACGGTGCGTCCCATGCTGGCTGAGCTGAAAAGAGAGTATGACATAGGTCGTGTTATTATTGTCGCCGATAAGGGAAACAACACAGCAAAGAACATTAACTACCACGTCATGCGCGGCGACGGGTATGTGTACAGCCAGACCGTTCGAGGGGCTCATAAGGAACTGAAAGACTATGTCTTTGATGAGGACGGCTATACTTGGATCGGCGATGACTACAAGATTAAATCACGAATCTATCCCAGAGAGATCAGTGTCGTCGGAAACGACAATAAACCGGTGAAAAAACGCATTGATGAAAAGCAGATCATTTTTTATTCAAGAGACTATGATCGACGTGCCAAAGCTGAAAGAGAACCGGCTTTACTTAAAGCGATGGAGCTTGTAAGAGACCCTGGTAAGTACAATAGGGCCACTTCCTACGGTGCTGCCAAATACGTTAAAAATCTTGAATACGATAAAGAAACCGGCGAGATCATTACCGCAAACAAACGACCGGTATTTGATGAGGCAAAACTTCGGGAAGAAGAAAAATTTGATGGGTACTATGCCATCGTTACCAGTGAACTGGATAAGTCTGATACGGAAATCATCGAAATCTACCGTGGGCTTTGGCGGATTGAAGAATCTTTTAAAATCACGAAGAGCGACCTAAAAACCAGACCGATTTACCTTTCCAAGCAAGACCGCATAGAATCGCACTTCCTTATTTGTTTTATGGCTCTGGCCATCATTCGGATTCTTCAGCACCAATTTGATGGAAAGTATTCGGCAACGCACATTCTTGATAGCTTACGAAAAATAGAATGTACGCGAGTAGACAAAAACCTATACATCTTTGATCATGTTGATGAGATATCTTTAGCATTGAAAGATGTCTTGGGCGTTGATTTTTCAAAAGAGTTCCTCACGCTAAAAGAGATAAAAAATATTTTAGCTGATACTAAAAAGAGCTAA